One Bacillus spongiae genomic region harbors:
- a CDS encoding deoxynucleoside kinase: protein MGSNPFITVEGPIGVGKTSLAKAISERYQYHLLKEIVDENPFLGKFYDNIDEWSFQTEMFFLCNRFKQLEDIDNDFLSKNKPVVADYHIMKNIIFAQRTLKNKQYDKYLRIYDILTGDMPHPNVVIYLHASLDTLINRIEKRGREFEKKISPSYLEQLSTDYEEYMDNFKNNHSEIPVLTFNGDDMDFVKSKEDLDFIFQLLDKTINKGV, encoded by the coding sequence ATGGGAAGTAACCCTTTTATTACAGTTGAAGGACCTATAGGTGTAGGGAAGACTTCTCTTGCTAAGGCCATTTCAGAACGTTATCAATACCACCTTTTAAAAGAAATCGTTGACGAAAATCCGTTCTTAGGAAAGTTTTACGATAATATAGATGAGTGGAGCTTTCAAACAGAAATGTTTTTTCTATGCAATCGTTTTAAACAACTAGAAGACATTGATAACGATTTTCTTTCGAAAAATAAGCCCGTGGTAGCGGATTATCATATTATGAAGAATATTATCTTTGCTCAGCGAACGCTTAAAAATAAACAATATGACAAATACCTACGGATTTATGACATATTAACAGGCGATATGCCTCATCCTAATGTAGTCATTTATTTGCACGCAAGCTTAGATACATTAATTAATAGAATTGAAAAGCGTGGTCGAGAGTTTGAGAAGAAGATTAGTCCTAGTTACTTAGAACAGCTCTCAACAGATTACGAGGAGTATATGGATAACTTCAAAAATAATCATAGCGAAATTCCTGTATTGACCTTTAATGGTGATGACATGGATTTTGTAAAGAGTAAAGAAGACTTAGACTTCATCTTTCAATTACTTGATAAAACGATAAATAAAGGAGTTTAG